In a single window of the Lineus longissimus chromosome 4, tnLinLong1.2, whole genome shotgun sequence genome:
- the LOC135486841 gene encoding sushi, von Willebrand factor type A, EGF and pentraxin domain-containing protein 1-like: MASVATPRCLFSCNPCVSSTSAQKYAPSKGCMKVYPDQHAHGANPVDCFRAVGVSCPWTSAKCRDYCSRTSNCKAVDWDPPSSLCWMHTQLHAMTPGVNNVVYYLKVGTCGGCGTPPMVRNANHNGQTRTKNGGKVKYTCIAGYAFADGRQYKEIICRVDSWEHIDQIMCSLVRCGTPTGVRNAVKNFNSALDKDTPGSFFWYSCKPGYQGVGERAVTCQLDGKWKGFFYCKAPNSCDSFPPKIPNVSGQFDPRIDSNVVGATFSYTCAPGYKHGGADKSVTCQANKTWKGNVNCKPIHCKNPPTVEYAVKQLNPANDNTTFGSSFRYTCRKQTMHVGDEVITCQANNTWTGRVKCQALVCFEPPSVGYSVNDAAETSSIGQTITYGCLMGMEFRDGNRLKTIRCQKYGIWPKIDKACTHIRCSSPPEVRHAKIVNHAAYYNYLSKLHYRCDKGHRHVKDRYIRCLINKKWQGNIKCIASTGCGNPRIVANALRQFNPKTDKSTFGSSFTYTCKKGYKQVSDVEIFCASNLYWKGNVECKAVSCGIPTHPAYAANRFDPTKDKDMYNSVFRYTCKEGHELEKGSFITCEAEGRWKGKVKCLPVDCGQPRDYANARKQVKRTTYKGKVYYTCADGSKTLVKTCNKSKQWEPSVGLKCKELSTDLPDTVDMADIDLGDL; this comes from the exons ATGGCGTCGGTTGCGACTCCGAGGTGTCTTTTCTCGTGCAATCCATGTGTGTCGAGTACATCAG CTCAAAAATACGCCCCGTCGAAAGGATGTATGAAGGTGTACCCCGATCAGCATGCCCATGGAGCCAACCCAGTCGACTGCTTCAGAGCCGTAGGGGTTAGCTGTCCTTGGACTTCGGCCAAATGTCGCGACTACTGCAGCCGGACAAGTAACTGCAAGGCAGTGGATTGGGATCCGCCCAGCAGCCTCTGTTGGATGCACACGCAACTACATGCAATGACACCAGGTGTTAATAACGTGGTGTATTATTTGAAAGTCGGTACCTGTGGAG GATGTGGGACACCCCCAATGGTTCGGAACGCCAATCACAACGGGCAGACAAGGACAAAAAATGGTGGCAAAGTGAAGTACACGTGTATTGCTGGATATGCGTTTGCTGATGGAAGGCAATATAAAGAAATAATCTGTCGTGTAGACAGCTGGGAGCACATTGATCAAATCATGTGCAGCC TCGTCCGCTGCGGTACACCAACAGGAGTAAGAAATGCTGTGAAGAACTTCAACTCGGCCCTTGACAAGGATACACCCGGAAGTTTTTTCTGGTATTCTTGTAAGCCTGGGTATCAAGGTGTTGGGGAAAGGGCTGTTACATGTCAGTTGGACGGCAAATGGAAAGGATTTTTCTACTGTAAAG CTCCAAACTCCTGCGATTCATTCCCACCGAAGATTCCAAACGTCTCCGGACAGTTCGACCCTCGCATCGACTCGAATGTAGTTGGGGCGACCTTCAGCTACACGTGTGCACCCGGCTACAAACATGGCGGCGCTGACAAGTCGGTCACGTGCCAGGCAAACAAAACATGGAAGGGAAACGTCAACTGTAAAC ctatccattgcaaaaACCCACCGACAGTCGAATACGCAGTGAAACAGCTAAACCCAGCCAACGACAACACTACATTTGGTAGTTCGTTTCGCTACACATGTCGGAAGCAGACAATGCATGTCGGAGATGAGGTCATAACATGCCAGGCGAATAACACCTGGACCGGGAGAGTCAAATGCCAAG CCTTGGTTTGCTTTGAACCACCCAGTGTTGGCTACTCTGTCAACGATGCCGCCGAAACGTCCAGCATTGGTCAGACAATAACATACGGATGCTTGATGGGTATGGAGTTCCGAGATGGTAATCGTCTCAAGACTATACGGTGTCAGAAATATGGCATCTGGCCGAAAATTGATAAAGCTTGTACAC ACATCCGTTGCTCATCTCCACCCGAGGTGAGACATGCCAAGATTGTCAACCATGCCGCCTACTACAACTACCTGTCAAAGTTACACTACAGATGTGATAAAGGTCACCGTCATGTCAAAGATAGGTACATCAGGTGCTTGATCAACAAGAAGTGGCAAGGCAATATCAAATGCATTG CCTCGACTGGTTGTGGAAACCCCCGCATCGTGGCAAATGCTCTAAGACAATTCAATCCGAAAACTGATAAGTCAACATTTGGGAGCTCGTTCACCTACACATGTAAGAAGGGATATAAGCAAGTCAGTGACGTCGAGATATTTTGTGCTTCCAACCTCTACTGGAAGGGCAATGTGGAGTGTAAGG CGGTCTCTTGTGGGATTCCGACCCACCCAGCCTATGCGGCCAATCGTTTCGACCCCACCAAGGATAAAGATATGTATAACAGTGTGTTCAGGTACACGTGTAAGGAAGGACACGAGCTGGAGAAGGGCAGCTTTATCACGTGCGAGGCGGAGGGACGCTGGAAGGGGAAGGTGAAATGCTTAC CTGTGGATTGCGGTCAGCCCAGGGATTATGCAAATGCCCGTAAACAAGTAAAAAGAACGACCTATAAAGGGAAGGTATACTACACGTGCGCTGATGGCTCAAAGACTCTCGTTAAGACTTGCAATAAAAGCAAGCAATGGGAACCAAGTGTCGGCCTAAAATGTAAAG aattgTCCACTGATCTTCCAGATACTGTTGACATGGCTGATATCGACCTCGGTGATTTGTAG